GGCTACGGCGTGGCCGCCCTGATCTGCTTCGTCCTGGTCGTCACCATCCCGTTCGGCGTCGCCTCGCTGCGCCTCGCCTCGTACGCGCTGTGGCCGTTCGGGCGCACGATCGTGCCCAAGCCGGGCGCCGGCGTGCCCTCCGGCCTGGCGAACGTGCTCTGGGTGCTGCTGGCCGGCTGGTGGCTGGCCCTGTCGCACATCCTCGCCGGGGTGGCGCTGTGCGTGACGATCATCGGCATCCCGTTCGGGGTGGCCAACTTCAAGCTGGTCCCGGCGGCGCTCTGGCCGCTGGGCCAGGAAGTCGTCGAAACCCCCTGAGTTCATGATCCGGGGCGACGTCTGGTTGCCCCGCTCTCGCCTCGGCGTGGCGCACCGACGCCATGTCCCTGAGGTGGCGGCATCCCCCTTCCCTTGATCGACTCCACCTCGGCGAGGTGGTGGTATCCGGCGGCGTGATCGACTCCACCTCGGCGAAGTGGTGATATCCCGACGCGGTGATGCCACCACTTCGGCGGACTGGAGTCGATCAAGGACGCGTTCTCGCTCAATGGGAGGACCTTCCACGTCCGGAACGGACCCGCGTTGCCCGGTTTTTGGCCTTTGCGGCATCTCGAACGACCGGGTCACCTGCCACGAAATGTCCCTGGA
The genomic region above belongs to Micromonospora sp. WMMD1128 and contains:
- a CDS encoding YccF domain-containing protein; protein product: MIRFLLNLLWLVFGGGLVLALGYGVAALICFVLVVTIPFGVASLRLASYALWPFGRTIVPKPGAGVPSGLANVLWVLLAGWWLALSHILAGVALCVTIIGIPFGVANFKLVPAALWPLGQEVVETP